A genomic segment from Vicia villosa cultivar HV-30 ecotype Madison, WI unplaced genomic scaffold, Vvil1.0 ctg.002598F_1_1, whole genome shotgun sequence encodes:
- the LOC131639341 gene encoding uncharacterized protein LOC131639341 isoform X2, which yields MKSLTLMITFSIIIVFSHASPTIITRLQPHMNQSSAFNLTQQQINMTKLVKPCTYMISVKTSCNSPANSADIITILFGDAVGNELRM from the exons ATGAAATCTCTTACCTTAATGATCACATTCTCCATCATTATTGTCTTCTCACATGCATCACCAACAATTATCACTCGACTCCAACCACATATGAATCAATCTTCTGCGTTTAACCTTACTCAACAACAA ATTAATATGACTAAACTGGTGAAACCCTGCACTTACATGATCTCAGTAAAGACAAGTTGCAATTCTCCAGCAAACTCAGCAGATATAATCACTATTTTATTTGGAGATGCTGTTGGAAATgag